In Synergistaceae bacterium, one DNA window encodes the following:
- a CDS encoding YjiH family protein has product MNAKQEVCKERYSSKEVAKFIIYAAIGIFMFFFPVQDGNVSTIPVEYVVSHLVSKSKFLGQIYALAVIILASVLPFYRKTWNKDITSTVFTISKIIGAVVAILVFFNFGPEAVLRDDHGPFLFNALAVGVGILIPIGAVFLTFLMNYGFIDFFGLLMRPIMKTVWLTPGRSAVDAVASFMGSTAMGIMITNSMYTNKKYNTKEASIIVTGFSTVCITFVVVVAKTLNIMYLWTPFFITAFTTTFIVSAIVARLKPLKSMPETYYNNEEGFLEEPVDGNLILCSFNEGVKVCSEAGPLHKNIIDNVKNAFNLVFEVLPNFMSIGLFGLLLADYTPIFDILGYIFYPLTMLLQIPEPLLAAKAAFLGLAEMYLPVLVVVKAPELTRFIVGILSVTQVIMFSTTVPCILATKIPLSLKNMVIIWFERTIISLIIITPISFLIFKFV; this is encoded by the coding sequence ATGAACGCTAAGCAAGAAGTTTGCAAAGAAAGATACTCTTCAAAAGAAGTAGCAAAATTTATTATTTACGCTGCTATAGGTATATTTATGTTTTTCTTTCCAGTTCAAGATGGGAATGTAAGTACTATCCCTGTAGAATATGTAGTATCACATCTAGTAAGCAAATCAAAATTTTTAGGACAAATATATGCCCTTGCCGTTATTATTTTAGCTTCAGTTCTTCCATTCTACAGAAAAACTTGGAACAAGGACATCACTTCAACAGTCTTTACTATTTCAAAAATTATTGGTGCGGTTGTTGCAATATTAGTGTTTTTTAATTTTGGACCAGAAGCAGTGTTGCGAGACGATCATGGTCCCTTCTTGTTTAATGCTTTAGCAGTTGGGGTTGGAATATTAATACCTATCGGTGCCGTTTTCCTTACTTTCTTGATGAACTATGGATTCATTGATTTTTTTGGATTATTAATGAGACCCATTATGAAAACAGTATGGCTCACCCCTGGAAGATCTGCGGTTGACGCTGTTGCATCTTTTATGGGAAGTACTGCAATGGGAATAATGATTACAAATAGTATGTATACTAACAAAAAATACAATACTAAAGAAGCTTCAATCATTGTTACTGGTTTTTCTACTGTATGCATTACTTTTGTTGTAGTAGTTGCTAAAACGTTGAACATAATGTACCTCTGGACACCTTTTTTTATCACTGCTTTTACTACTACTTTCATTGTTAGTGCTATAGTTGCGCGCTTGAAACCGCTTAAATCAATGCCAGAAACATACTACAATAATGAAGAAGGCTTTTTGGAGGAACCTGTAGATGGCAACCTCATATTATGTTCATTTAATGAAGGAGTAAAGGTTTGTTCTGAAGCAGGACCTTTGCATAAAAATATAATTGATAATGTTAAAAATGCATTTAATCTAGTTTTTGAAGTCCTACCAAATTTTATGTCAATAGGTTTGTTTGGTTTATTGCTTGCAGATTACACTCCTATTTTTGATATATTAGGCTATATATTTTACCCACTGACGATGTTGCTTCAAATTCCTGAACCGCTACTGGCAGCAAAAGCAGCATTCCTAGGATTAGCCGAAATGTATCTTCCTGTTTTAGTTGTAGTAAAAGCTCCAGAACTGACCAGATTTATTGTTGGTATTCTCAGTGTAACACAGGTGATTATGTTTTCTACTACAGTTCCATGTATTCTTGCGACAAAAATACCGTTAAGCCTTAAAAATATGGTGATAATTTGGTTTGAAAGAACTATTATCTCTTTAATAATTATTACACCGATATCTTTTTTAATATTTAAATTTGTTTAA